The proteins below come from a single Corynebacterium cystitidis genomic window:
- the rplB gene encoding 50S ribosomal protein L2 translates to MAIRKYKPTTPGRRASSVSEFSEITRSTPERTLLAPLPKKAGRNKKGHITTRHRGGGHKRRYRIIDFRRNDKDGVEAKVAHIEYDPNRTANIALLHYFDGEKRYIIAPKGLKQGMILESGPNADIKVGNNLPLRNIPTGTTIHAVELKPGAGAKLARSAGTSIQLLGKEGTYAVLRMPSSEIRRVDIRCRATIGEVGNADQINIRWGKAGRMRWKGWRPAVRGVVMNPVDHPHGGGEGKTSGGRHPVSPWGQKEVRTRKPNRYSNNMIVRRRRSNKKR, encoded by the coding sequence ATGGCTATTCGTAAGTACAAGCCGACAACCCCGGGTCGCCGCGCCAGCTCCGTTTCTGAGTTCAGCGAAATCACTCGCTCCACTCCGGAACGCACCCTGCTGGCTCCGCTCCCGAAGAAGGCTGGCCGCAACAAAAAGGGCCACATCACTACCCGTCACCGCGGCGGCGGACACAAGCGTCGTTACCGCATCATCGACTTCCGTCGCAATGACAAGGACGGCGTAGAGGCAAAGGTCGCTCACATCGAGTACGACCCAAACCGCACCGCAAACATCGCACTGCTGCACTACTTTGATGGCGAGAAGCGTTATATCATCGCCCCCAAGGGCCTAAAGCAGGGCATGATCCTCGAGTCCGGTCCAAACGCAGACATCAAGGTGGGCAATAACCTGCCGCTGCGTAATATCCCGACCGGTACCACCATCCACGCAGTAGAGCTAAAACCAGGCGCAGGTGCGAAACTCGCACGTTCTGCTGGTACTTCCATCCAGCTGCTGGGCAAGGAAGGCACTTACGCTGTTTTGCGTATGCCATCCTCAGAAATCCGTCGCGTGGACATCCGTTGCCGCGCCACCATCGGTGAGGTTGGCAACGCTGACCAGATCAACATCCGCTGGGGCAAGGCTGGTCGTATGCGCTGGAAGGGCTGGCGCCCAGCGGTCCGCGGTGTCGTTATGAACCCAGTGGACCACCCACACGGTGGTGGTGAGGGTAAGACTTCTGGTGGCCGTCACCCGGTCTCCCCGTGGGGCCAGAAGGAAGTTCGTACCCGCAAGCCAAACCGTTATTCCAACAACATGATTGTTCGTCGTCGTCGTTCGAACAAGAAACGCTAA
- the rplW gene encoding 50S ribosomal protein L23, which produces MAKTVNSRDIIIAPVLSEKTYALMEQDTYTFLVDRSANKTQIKIAVEDIFGVSVASVNTVNREGKRKRSRTGFGKRKDTKRAYVTLRDGSDSIDIFGGTV; this is translated from the coding sequence ATGGCTAAGACTGTTAACTCGCGCGACATCATTATCGCGCCGGTGCTGTCTGAAAAGACCTACGCACTGATGGAGCAGGACACCTACACCTTCCTGGTGGACCGTTCTGCAAACAAAACCCAGATCAAGATTGCCGTGGAGGACATCTTCGGCGTCTCGGTGGCATCCGTAAATACCGTCAACCGTGAGGGCAAGCGTAAGCGCTCCCGCACCGGATTTGGTAAGCGGAAAGACACCAAGCGCGCTTATGTCACCCTCCGCGATGGCAGCGACTCCATCGATATCTTCGGCGGCACAGTTTAG
- the rplD gene encoding 50S ribosomal protein L4, protein MTNLTLDVHTADGKTNGTVELPAELFDREASIPLMHQVVNAQLAAARQGTHKVKTRGEVRGGGKKPFRQKGTGRARQGSIRAPHYTGGGIVHGPVPRNYSQRTPKKMIKAALAGALTDRARNARIHVVEELVPGQDPSTKAARAFLERLTDRKNVLLVVGREDLNARRSANNLPNVHILEPAQLNTYDVLKSDDVVFSVEALHTLSTGTAGAAQDEKAKEEN, encoded by the coding sequence ATGACCAACCTGACTCTTGACGTCCACACCGCTGACGGAAAGACCAACGGAACCGTTGAGCTTCCGGCAGAACTGTTTGACCGCGAAGCTTCCATCCCACTGATGCACCAGGTTGTCAATGCACAGCTTGCTGCAGCCCGTCAGGGTACTCACAAGGTGAAGACCCGTGGCGAGGTTCGTGGCGGTGGCAAGAAGCCATTCCGTCAGAAAGGTACCGGTCGCGCTCGTCAGGGCTCGATCCGTGCACCTCATTACACCGGTGGTGGCATCGTCCACGGCCCAGTGCCACGCAATTACTCGCAGCGCACCCCGAAGAAGATGATTAAGGCCGCTTTGGCTGGCGCTCTGACCGACCGCGCCCGCAACGCACGTATCCACGTCGTTGAGGAGCTCGTTCCTGGCCAGGACCCATCCACCAAGGCAGCACGCGCATTCCTCGAGCGTCTGACGGATCGTAAAAACGTCTTGCTCGTGGTTGGTCGCGAGGACTTGAACGCTCGCCGCAGCGCGAACAACTTGCCGAATGTTCATATCCTCGAGCCAGCACAGCTGAATACTTATGACGTACTCAAATCCGATGACGTCGTGTTCTCGGTCGAGGCTCTGCACACCCTGTCCACCGGCACCGCTGGTGCTGCGCAGGATGAGAAGGCCAAGGAGGAGAACTAA
- the rplC gene encoding 50S ribosomal protein L3, with protein sequence MTNTEIKGILGKKLGMTQIFDDENRVVPVTVVEAGPCVVTQIRTEEVDGYNAIQIAYGEIDPRKANKPAAGHFKKAGVTPRRYVAEIRTDDVSGYELGQEFTVDIFEGETFVDVTGTTKGHGFAGAMKRHGFAGQGAAHGNQAAHRRIGSIGQSATPGRVFKGKRMAGRMGGNKVTTQNLKIQKIDGESNLILIKGAIPGAKGSVVTVKTAVKGGAHA encoded by the coding sequence ATGACAAACACAGAGATCAAGGGCATTCTGGGCAAAAAGCTCGGCATGACCCAGATCTTCGACGACGAAAACCGTGTAGTACCGGTAACCGTCGTGGAAGCTGGGCCATGTGTGGTTACCCAGATTCGCACCGAAGAAGTTGATGGCTACAACGCCATCCAGATCGCTTACGGCGAGATCGATCCCCGTAAGGCAAACAAGCCAGCAGCTGGCCACTTCAAGAAAGCTGGCGTGACCCCACGCCGTTACGTAGCAGAGATTCGTACCGACGATGTCTCCGGCTACGAGCTGGGCCAGGAATTCACCGTGGATATCTTCGAAGGCGAGACCTTCGTTGACGTCACCGGTACCACCAAGGGCCACGGCTTCGCGGGTGCTATGAAGCGCCACGGCTTTGCTGGCCAGGGTGCTGCACACGGTAACCAGGCGGCCCACCGCCGCATTGGTTCCATCGGCCAGTCCGCAACCCCTGGTCGCGTTTTCAAGGGCAAGCGCATGGCAGGCCGCATGGGTGGTAACAAGGTGACCACCCAGAACCTGAAGATTCAGAAGATCGACGGCGAATCCAACCTGATCCTCATCAAGGGTGCAATCCCAGGTGCTAAGGGCAGTGTTGTTACCGTCAAGACCGCAGTGAAGGGCGGTGCTCACGCATGA
- the rpsJ gene encoding 30S ribosomal protein S10, whose protein sequence is MAGQKIRIRLKAYDHEAIDASAKKIVETVTRTGARVVGPVPLPTEKNVWAVIRSPHKYKDSREHFEMRTHKRLIDILDPTPKTVDALMRIDLPASVDVNIQ, encoded by the coding sequence GTGGCGGGACAAAAGATCCGCATTCGGCTGAAGGCCTACGACCACGAAGCCATCGACGCATCTGCAAAGAAGATCGTCGAAACGGTCACCCGCACGGGTGCACGTGTCGTTGGACCTGTGCCATTGCCAACCGAAAAGAACGTATGGGCCGTTATTCGTTCTCCACATAAATACAAGGACTCTCGCGAGCACTTCGAGATGCGCACTCATAAGCGCCTGATCGACATTCTTGACCCAACCCCGAAGACCGTTGACGCTTTGATGCGCATCGATCTTCCGGCAAGCGTCGATGTGAACATTCAGTAA
- a CDS encoding Asp23/Gls24 family envelope stress response protein, translating to MTTSTSPESPNVASHSSAQSTSSEQQRKRNKNLETDQGTTIIEDTVVGKIAGIAAREVSGVYNLGGGAARMVGALRESLTSTSNIQQGVSVDVSDGHVEVGIAIIAEYGVAIHELAQAIRHNITTAITRMTGLIVDKVDVTVHDVHVPAFDDNNDDTKQVEQ from the coding sequence ATGACTACTTCCACTTCCCCCGAGTCCCCGAACGTTGCTTCTCATTCGTCTGCTCAGTCGACTTCGTCCGAGCAACAGCGCAAGCGAAACAAGAATCTGGAAACAGACCAGGGCACAACCATCATCGAAGACACCGTGGTAGGAAAAATTGCCGGTATCGCTGCCCGTGAGGTGTCTGGTGTGTATAACTTGGGTGGCGGTGCCGCCCGAATGGTGGGAGCGCTCCGGGAATCGCTGACCTCTACTTCGAACATTCAGCAAGGCGTGTCTGTCGACGTCTCTGACGGGCATGTTGAGGTGGGGATTGCGATCATTGCCGAATATGGCGTAGCAATTCATGAACTAGCCCAAGCGATTCGCCACAACATCACTACCGCCATTACCCGCATGACAGGTCTGATCGTCGATAAAGTGGATGTCACAGTCCACGATGTGCATGTCCCAGCGTTCGACGACAATAATGACGACACTAAGCAAGTGGAACAGTAG
- a CDS encoding DUF2273 domain-containing protein has protein sequence MNLLENKTILGVVIGVVMAFSVICGGWSGPLWVLLFASIGGVIGAQLDGKLDIAELISTISGKGRSS, from the coding sequence ATGAACCTGCTCGAGAATAAAACCATCCTTGGCGTCGTCATCGGTGTGGTTATGGCGTTCTCCGTCATCTGCGGAGGGTGGTCAGGCCCGTTGTGGGTACTGTTATTCGCCTCTATCGGTGGCGTCATTGGTGCTCAGCTTGACGGCAAGCTCGACATCGCCGAGTTGATCAGCACGATCTCAGGTAAAGGTCGCAGTTCATGA
- a CDS encoding Asp23/Gls24 family envelope stress response protein — MTDSGKNDSGNNASTKIAERVFEKIAVAATESVPGAITRQSKLAGLAGSKLPKYVATLDRPSKTVSFEAELAVQFPAPARAIVDRVRTTVSQHVLSLTGFEVARINVTVSAFADCPLGDRITGQDLAGHCATIAPRPVRFSTTAPRQPRVKPPVKLRPVTTRTPQTIRFSGFLDAVPEIHPRSPSVPELRPLRTISVEPLGGLV, encoded by the coding sequence ATGACTGATTCTGGGAAGAACGATTCTGGGAATAATGCATCAACTAAAATCGCAGAACGCGTTTTCGAAAAGATCGCGGTAGCGGCCACCGAGTCTGTCCCTGGTGCAATCACCCGTCAGTCAAAGCTCGCTGGGTTGGCTGGAAGTAAGCTGCCGAAATACGTAGCTACCCTCGATCGTCCTAGCAAGACCGTGTCTTTCGAGGCAGAACTGGCAGTGCAGTTCCCCGCCCCAGCGCGAGCGATAGTGGATCGGGTTCGCACTACTGTCAGCCAGCACGTGCTCAGCCTGACCGGTTTCGAGGTGGCCCGCATCAATGTCACAGTTTCAGCATTCGCTGATTGTCCGTTGGGCGATAGAATTACAGGACAAGACTTAGCCGGTCACTGCGCCACGATCGCGCCCCGCCCGGTTCGCTTTTCGACGACTGCGCCGCGCCAGCCACGCGTGAAACCTCCCGTTAAGCTGCGTCCGGTAACCACTCGCACACCGCAGACTATTCGCTTTTCTGGTTTCCTCGATGCTGTGCCAGAAATTCACCCACGATCACCATCAGTGCCAGAACTTCGCCCACTGCGCACAATTTCGGTAGAGCCGTTAGGAGGGCTTGTATGA
- a CDS encoding Asp23/Gls24 family envelope stress response protein, with protein MSTPGFGAEPRPHPIARILTILLAIVLLTVAGVAIRDAWYLFDGAHPSDGWIATALNFLSEATVTAGGVIVGVLVAVLGLWLIISALRPRPHTHLKVRSHASIWMRPVDIARKSTAVVRHEFGADDISSRADRKKLTVNVAHDNADEEFISSVRKALETELNVLESTPKISVHTLPTNSREVQ; from the coding sequence ATGAGCACACCCGGTTTTGGTGCAGAGCCACGCCCACATCCCATCGCACGCATCCTGACAATCCTGCTGGCGATCGTTTTACTCACGGTCGCCGGCGTGGCTATCAGAGATGCCTGGTACCTCTTCGACGGGGCACATCCCTCCGACGGCTGGATTGCCACTGCCCTCAATTTTCTCAGTGAGGCGACTGTCACGGCAGGCGGTGTGATCGTCGGGGTACTAGTCGCCGTGCTTGGTCTCTGGCTAATCATCTCCGCTTTGCGTCCACGACCTCACACCCATCTCAAGGTGAGGTCGCACGCCTCGATCTGGATGCGCCCAGTGGATATAGCCCGTAAATCTACGGCGGTTGTGCGCCACGAGTTTGGGGCGGATGACATCAGTTCTCGCGCCGACCGGAAAAAGCTCACGGTCAACGTGGCCCACGACAACGCTGATGAGGAATTTATATCCTCGGTACGTAAAGCTTTAGAGACTGAGCTCAATGTTCTTGAGTCAACCCCCAAGATCAGCGTTCACACACTTCCCACCAATTCTCGGGAGGTCCAATGA
- the tuf gene encoding elongation factor Tu, which yields MAKAKFERTKPHVNIGTIGHVDHGKTTTTAAITKVLADKYPEENESFAYDAIDKAPEERERGITINISHVEYNTPKRHYAHVDAPGHADYIKNMITGAAQMDGAILVVAATDGPMPQTREHVLLARQVGVPYILVALNKCDMVDDEEIIELVEMEVRELLAEQEYDEEAPIIQISALGALNGEEKWVNSIVELMDACDESIPDPVRETDRDFLMPVEDIFTISGRGTVVTGRVERGVLNVNDDVEIIGIKEKPTQTTVTSIEMFNKLLDTAEAGDNAALLLRGTKREDVERGQVIIKPGAYTPHTKFEGSVYVLSKDEGGRHTPFFDNYRPQFYFRTTDVTGIVKLPEGTEMVMPGDNVDMTVELIQPVAMDEGLRFAIREGSRTVGAGRVTKIIE from the coding sequence GTGGCAAAGGCGAAGTTCGAGCGTACAAAGCCGCACGTCAACATCGGCACCATCGGTCACGTTGACCACGGAAAGACCACCACCACCGCTGCAATTACCAAGGTTCTTGCAGACAAGTACCCTGAGGAGAACGAGTCTTTCGCATACGACGCGATTGATAAGGCTCCTGAGGAGCGCGAGCGTGGTATTACCATCAACATCTCCCACGTGGAGTACAACACCCCGAAGCGCCACTACGCGCACGTTGACGCTCCAGGCCACGCCGACTACATCAAGAACATGATCACCGGCGCAGCGCAGATGGACGGCGCGATCCTGGTTGTTGCTGCAACCGACGGCCCAATGCCTCAGACCCGCGAGCACGTTCTGCTGGCTCGCCAGGTTGGCGTTCCTTATATCCTCGTTGCACTGAACAAGTGCGACATGGTTGACGATGAGGAAATCATCGAGCTTGTTGAGATGGAGGTCCGCGAGCTGCTGGCTGAGCAGGAGTACGACGAAGAGGCTCCAATCATCCAGATCTCCGCACTGGGCGCTCTCAACGGCGAGGAGAAGTGGGTTAACTCTATCGTTGAGCTGATGGACGCTTGCGATGAATCAATCCCTGACCCAGTCCGCGAAACCGACCGTGACTTCCTAATGCCAGTTGAGGACATCTTCACCATTTCCGGTCGCGGTACCGTTGTAACCGGCCGTGTTGAGCGTGGTGTTCTGAACGTCAACGATGATGTCGAGATCATCGGCATCAAGGAAAAGCCAACCCAGACCACCGTTACCTCCATCGAGATGTTCAACAAGCTTCTCGATACCGCAGAGGCTGGCGACAACGCTGCACTGCTGCTCCGTGGCACCAAGCGTGAGGATGTTGAGCGCGGCCAGGTTATCATCAAGCCGGGCGCATACACTCCTCACACCAAGTTTGAGGGTTCCGTTTACGTTCTGTCTAAGGACGAGGGCGGCCGCCACACCCCATTCTTCGACAACTACCGTCCTCAGTTCTACTTCCGTACCACTGACGTGACCGGCATTGTCAAGTTGCCAGAGGGCACCGAGATGGTCATGCCAGGCGACAACGTCGATATGACCGTCGAGTTGATCCAGCCTGTCGCTATGGACGAGGGCCTGCGCTTCGCAATCCGCGAGGGCTCCCGTACCGTCGGTGCAGGCCGCGTCACCAAGATCATCGAGTGA
- the fusA gene encoding elongation factor G has protein sequence MAQEVLKDLNKVRNIGIMAHIDAGKTTTTERILFYTGINRKVGETHDGGATTDWMEQEQERGITITSAAVTCFWNGNQINIIDTPGHVDFTVEVERSLRVLDGAVAVFDGKEGVEPQSEQVWRQAAKYDVPRICFVNKMDKLGADFYYTVKTIEDRLGARPLVMQLPIGAEDDFDGVVDLLEMRALVWPGKVEVGAEPEIQEIPADLQDRAEEYREKLIETVAESDEELMEKYFGGEELTLEEIKGAIRKMVINSEIYPVYCGTAYRNKGVQPLLDAVVDFLPNPLDVGEVHGVAMGDESQKLARKPSVESPFSALAFKIAVHPFFGKLTYVRVYSGQAIPGEQMLNSTKNSKERVGKLFQMHANKENPVEHADAGNIYAFIGLKNTTTGDTLCDPANPIILESMDFPDPVIQVAIEPKTKADQEKLGTAIQKLSEEDPTFTVKLDEESGQTVIGGMGELHLDVLVDRMKREFKVEANIGSPQVAYRETIRKKVESLDYTHKKQTGGSGQFAKVIVTIEPYTPEPEELEEGESATYKFVNEVTGGRIPKEYIPSVDAGIQDAMQYGYLAGYPLVNIKATLEDGAYHDVDSSEMAFKLAGSQVLKEAVAKAKPVLLEPVMAVEVVTPEEYMGTVNGDISSRRGQVHAMEDRSGAKVVQAKVPLSEMFGYIGDLRSATAGRANFTMVFDSYAEVPSSVAQEIIDERNGNA, from the coding sequence GTGGCACAAGAAGTGCTTAAGGACCTGAACAAGGTGCGCAACATCGGCATCATGGCGCACATCGATGCTGGTAAAACCACTACCACCGAGCGAATCCTGTTCTATACGGGTATCAACCGTAAGGTTGGCGAGACCCACGACGGTGGCGCAACGACCGACTGGATGGAGCAGGAGCAGGAGCGTGGCATCACCATTACTTCTGCTGCTGTCACTTGCTTCTGGAACGGTAACCAAATCAACATCATTGACACTCCAGGCCACGTGGACTTCACCGTTGAGGTGGAGCGCTCCCTTCGCGTTCTGGACGGCGCCGTTGCGGTGTTCGACGGCAAGGAAGGCGTTGAGCCACAGTCCGAGCAGGTGTGGCGTCAGGCAGCAAAGTACGATGTGCCACGTATTTGCTTCGTAAACAAGATGGACAAGCTCGGTGCAGACTTCTACTACACCGTGAAAACAATCGAAGATCGTCTCGGTGCGAGGCCTTTGGTTATGCAGCTGCCAATTGGTGCAGAGGACGACTTCGACGGCGTGGTCGACTTGCTCGAAATGCGCGCACTTGTCTGGCCAGGAAAGGTCGAGGTTGGCGCTGAGCCAGAGATTCAGGAGATCCCAGCAGACCTGCAGGATCGTGCGGAAGAATACCGCGAGAAGCTCATAGAGACCGTTGCAGAGTCTGACGAAGAACTCATGGAGAAGTACTTTGGCGGCGAGGAATTGACACTAGAGGAGATCAAGGGCGCCATCCGCAAGATGGTCATCAACTCCGAGATCTACCCTGTGTACTGCGGTACCGCATACCGTAACAAGGGTGTCCAGCCGCTGCTCGACGCAGTCGTTGACTTCCTGCCAAATCCGCTTGATGTGGGCGAGGTGCACGGTGTGGCAATGGGCGATGAGTCCCAGAAGCTCGCCCGCAAGCCATCTGTGGAGTCCCCATTCTCCGCACTCGCTTTCAAGATTGCCGTGCACCCATTCTTCGGCAAGCTGACCTATGTTCGTGTGTACTCTGGCCAGGCAATCCCTGGTGAGCAGATGCTGAACTCCACCAAGAACAGCAAAGAGCGCGTGGGTAAGCTCTTCCAGATGCATGCGAACAAGGAGAATCCGGTTGAGCACGCTGACGCTGGCAATATCTACGCATTCATCGGGCTGAAGAACACCACCACCGGTGACACCCTGTGTGACCCTGCGAACCCAATCATCCTCGAGTCTATGGACTTCCCGGATCCAGTGATCCAGGTGGCAATTGAGCCAAAGACCAAGGCTGACCAGGAGAAGCTCGGTACCGCGATTCAGAAACTTTCGGAAGAGGACCCAACCTTCACCGTCAAACTGGATGAAGAGTCCGGCCAGACCGTGATCGGCGGAATGGGCGAGCTGCACCTTGACGTTCTCGTTGACCGCATGAAGCGTGAATTCAAGGTCGAAGCAAATATCGGCTCTCCGCAGGTTGCTTACCGCGAGACTATTCGCAAGAAGGTCGAGTCCCTGGATTACACCCACAAGAAGCAGACCGGTGGTTCGGGCCAATTCGCAAAGGTCATCGTCACCATCGAACCATACACCCCAGAACCAGAGGAACTGGAAGAGGGCGAATCCGCAACCTACAAGTTTGTCAACGAGGTCACCGGTGGCCGCATCCCCAAGGAATACATTCCTTCCGTTGATGCAGGTATCCAGGACGCAATGCAGTACGGCTACCTCGCAGGCTACCCGCTGGTCAACATCAAGGCCACACTGGAAGACGGTGCGTACCACGACGTTGACTCCTCCGAGATGGCCTTCAAGCTGGCCGGTTCACAGGTGCTCAAGGAAGCTGTGGCTAAGGCGAAGCCAGTTCTGCTCGAGCCCGTGATGGCCGTAGAGGTTGTCACCCCAGAGGAGTACATGGGTACCGTCAACGGTGATATTAGTTCTCGCCGCGGCCAGGTCCACGCAATGGAAGACCGCTCAGGCGCGAAGGTCGTCCAGGCGAAGGTCCCATTGTCTGAAATGTTCGGCTACATCGGTGACCTGCGTTCGGCCACCGCAGGCCGCGCAAACTTCACCATGGTCTTCGATTCCTACGCTGAGGTTCCATCCTCCGTAGCTCAGGAGATCATCGACGAGCGCAACGGCAACGCCTAA
- the rpsG gene encoding 30S ribosomal protein S7 encodes MRKNAAPKRVVVKDPVYESELVTQLVNKVLIDGKKSVAERIVYGALEKCREKTGTDPVGTLEKALGNIRPDLEVRSRRVGGATYQVPVEVRPGRSNTLALRWMVTFSRQRRENSMVERLANEILDASNGLGASVKRREDMHKMAEANRAFAHYRW; translated from the coding sequence ATGCGTAAGAATGCAGCGCCAAAGCGCGTAGTAGTTAAGGATCCGGTCTACGAATCCGAGCTGGTCACCCAGCTAGTTAACAAGGTTCTTATCGACGGCAAGAAGTCGGTCGCGGAACGTATTGTCTACGGCGCACTTGAAAAGTGTCGTGAGAAGACTGGTACCGATCCAGTAGGCACCCTAGAGAAGGCTCTTGGCAATATCCGCCCAGACCTCGAGGTTCGTTCCCGCCGTGTTGGTGGCGCTACCTATCAGGTTCCAGTTGAGGTTCGCCCTGGACGCTCCAATACGCTGGCTCTGCGTTGGATGGTTACGTTTAGCCGCCAGCGTCGCGAGAATTCGATGGTGGAGCGTTTGGCAAATGAAATCCTCGATGCATCGAATGGTCTCGGTGCTTCCGTGAAGCGTCGTGAGGACATGCACAAGATGGCTGAGGCCAACCGTGCATTCGCTCACTACCGCTGGTAA
- the rpsL gene encoding 30S ribosomal protein S12, giving the protein MPTIQQLVRKGRHDKSRKVATAALKGSPQRRGVCTRVYTTTPKKPNSALRKVARVRLTSGIEVSAYIPGEGHNLQEHSMVLVRGGRVKDLPGVRYKIVRGALDTQGVKDRKQARSRYGAKKGGN; this is encoded by the coding sequence ATGCCAACTATTCAGCAGCTGGTCCGTAAGGGCCGCCATGACAAGAGCCGGAAGGTTGCTACCGCAGCTTTGAAGGGCTCCCCTCAGCGTCGTGGCGTGTGTACCCGCGTGTACACCACCACCCCTAAGAAGCCTAACTCTGCACTGCGTAAAGTCGCTCGTGTGCGACTGACCTCCGGTATTGAGGTTTCCGCCTATATCCCAGGTGAGGGCCACAACCTCCAGGAGCACTCTATGGTGCTCGTGCGTGGTGGTCGCGTGAAGGACCTGCCAGGTGTTCGCTACAAGATCGTCCGTGGCGCACTGGACACCCAGGGCGTTAAGGATCGTAAGCAGGCTCGCTCCCGCTACGGTGCAAAGAAGGGTGGCAACTAA
- a CDS encoding Nramp family divalent metal transporter: MSPTSTHPEGTSAHQNTAEHPQKPTIDDVHSDPYKLTKDKIKEPPTGFKNSIKFLGPGMITSAAVVGSGELITATTLGSRVGMMLLWLILVSTFVKVFVQVEIARWSISTGKPAIFGYDEVKPKIAGRGWPSYIVLLMFFQYTTSQAGVIGAAGVAMSMLIPLASGPSDPLSIAIWVWVMAVLAIIIHMANRYDVIENISTTLVFVVTILIIGMVFAIQFTEFAWTASELAEGMRFQIAAGSMGIALSMFGLTGVGAGEISGYSFWVVEKGYAAWTGPNDGSEAWVKRARGWISVMKKDAWISWVIYTMSTMAFYILGATVLYKQNLVVDGTDLVGTIARIFTDTLGGWVGPVFLVFAALTLYKTILANVPSLARSTAASLSVFRLFVWTDQKKRDRVMRTLMIIFPIFWAGAVTVFQSPFFLVMLGGTLNAVYLIIVAISTLYLSATQTDKRIKDGVGFTIFLVISAIAILGVGVVGLADMF; encoded by the coding sequence ATGTCTCCGACATCTACCCATCCAGAAGGCACCTCGGCACATCAGAACACAGCCGAGCACCCCCAAAAACCAACTATCGACGATGTACATTCAGATCCGTACAAGCTAACAAAAGACAAAATTAAAGAACCTCCAACCGGGTTCAAAAATTCCATAAAATTCCTTGGGCCAGGCATGATTACCTCGGCCGCAGTCGTGGGATCTGGTGAACTGATCACTGCTACCACTCTCGGATCACGGGTGGGCATGATGCTGCTGTGGTTGATCCTGGTCTCCACGTTTGTCAAAGTCTTCGTCCAGGTAGAAATCGCCCGGTGGTCAATCTCTACCGGAAAACCCGCTATTTTCGGGTATGACGAGGTAAAACCGAAAATCGCCGGACGCGGCTGGCCCAGCTACATCGTCTTACTCATGTTCTTCCAGTACACCACAAGCCAAGCGGGTGTTATCGGAGCAGCAGGTGTAGCAATGTCCATGCTCATTCCGCTTGCAAGTGGCCCGAGCGACCCGCTGTCCATCGCCATCTGGGTGTGGGTCATGGCTGTACTGGCCATCATCATCCACATGGCTAACCGCTATGACGTGATCGAAAACATCTCAACCACGCTGGTATTTGTCGTCACTATCCTCATCATCGGGATGGTATTCGCCATTCAGTTCACTGAGTTCGCGTGGACTGCAAGCGAATTGGCAGAAGGCATGCGGTTCCAGATCGCAGCAGGCTCAATGGGCATCGCCCTGTCCATGTTCGGCTTGACAGGAGTAGGAGCAGGCGAAATATCGGGCTACTCATTCTGGGTTGTAGAGAAAGGTTACGCAGCATGGACCGGCCCGAATGATGGCTCTGAAGCGTGGGTAAAAAGAGCCCGCGGCTGGATCTCAGTGATGAAGAAGGACGCTTGGATTTCCTGGGTGATCTACACCATGTCAACTATGGCATTCTACATTCTGGGTGCCACCGTCTTGTACAAGCAGAACCTCGTGGTTGACGGCACCGACCTCGTTGGCACCATTGCCCGCATCTTTACTGACACCCTCGGCGGGTGGGTCGGCCCAGTGTTCCTTGTTTTCGCAGCACTGACACTCTATAAGACAATTCTGGCTAATGTGCCAAGCCTTGCACGCTCGACAGCAGCCTCGCTATCGGTATTCCGTCTTTTTGTGTGGACAGATCAGAAAAAGCGCGACCGCGTCATGCGCACCCTGATGATCATCTTCCCCATCTTCTGGGCAGGCGCCGTCACCGTCTTCCAATCGCCGTTCTTCCTCGTGATGTTAGGTGGCACGCTCAACGCCGTGTACTTGATCATCGTTGCAATCTCTACGCTGTACCTTTCTGCAACCCAAACAGATAAGCGTATTAAAGACGGAGTGGGATTCACTATCTTCCTGGTGATCTCAGCGATTGCCATCCTCGGGGTTGGTGTAGTCGGCCTAGCGGACATGTTTTAG